The genome window TGTTGTACTCACGGTAGCCTGTGGGCGTTACTCCCGTCAGCTTCTTGAACACGTACACGAAATATTTGTAATCCTTGTAACCCACTTGTTCGGCAATTTCGAATACGCGACAAGACGTTTCCGTGAGCAAATGTTTCTGGTG of Polycladomyces subterraneus contains these proteins:
- a CDS encoding helix-turn-helix domain-containing protein, with protein sequence MSITWRDWSTSQWCHQKHLLTETSCRVFEIAEQVGYKDYKYFVYVFKKLTGVTPTGYREYNISG